From Vibrio tritonius, the proteins below share one genomic window:
- a CDS encoding endonuclease/exonuclease/phosphatase family protein, which yields MNFTFATLNLLNYAAPPNACYAFHNIYDSEQWQKKQQWIAKQIEQVRPDIIAFQEVFSSEELKQQVLKLGYPHFATVTDPTIEEEYLYTAPVVAIASRYPLDEVCAVDYPSNLTQNQQDYRRQPLRATITLPELGTIDVYIVHFKSQRPMDNALNLESNDTTSLDQWQQACVGRWLSTVQRGWECHLLYHSIVERKKQTAHPVVLMGDFNQSLANSELAALNIHAHPRTDEPTQIAPYQLIDAGAIWFHEEPWSRPATHYHGAKGNVLDYILLSWELHGSSDFPRAELIHYQVLDKHLVNPNFDDDAYASDHAVVSLTLKATL from the coding sequence ATGAACTTTACTTTTGCGACCCTTAATTTACTCAATTACGCGGCACCACCCAACGCTTGCTATGCGTTTCACAATATCTACGACAGTGAACAGTGGCAAAAGAAGCAGCAATGGATCGCAAAGCAAATAGAACAGGTACGCCCTGATATTATCGCCTTTCAAGAAGTATTCAGCAGTGAAGAGCTAAAACAACAAGTTCTGAAACTCGGTTACCCACACTTTGCCACCGTAACCGATCCTACGATAGAAGAGGAGTATCTTTACACCGCTCCTGTCGTCGCCATTGCAAGCCGTTACCCTTTAGATGAAGTGTGTGCCGTCGACTACCCATCCAACCTAACCCAAAACCAGCAGGACTATCGTCGTCAACCTTTACGAGCAACAATCACCCTGCCCGAGCTGGGCACAATTGATGTCTACATTGTGCATTTTAAATCTCAACGCCCAATGGATAACGCGCTCAATTTGGAATCAAATGACACCACTAGCCTAGATCAGTGGCAACAAGCCTGTGTCGGTCGTTGGTTATCTACAGTTCAACGAGGCTGGGAGTGTCATCTTCTTTACCATTCAATTGTTGAACGTAAAAAACAAACCGCACACCCTGTTGTTTTAATGGGGGATTTTAATCAAAGCTTAGCCAATAGTGAGTTAGCCGCTCTCAACATTCATGCGCACCCAAGAACCGATGAACCAACACAAATCGCGCCTTATCAACTCATTGATGCAGGTGCCATTTGGTTTCATGAAGAGCCATGGTCGCGACCTGCCACCCATTACCATGGCGCAAAAGGCAATGTATTAGACTACATATTGCTCTCTTGGGAGCTGCATGGCTCATCTGACTTTCCCCGCGCAGAGCTCATCCATTATCAAGTTCTCGATAAACATCTGGTCAACCCTAATTTCGATGATGATGCCTATGCCAGTGATCATGCTGTCGTTAGCTTAACCCTGAAAGCCACTCTCTAG
- a CDS encoding energy-coupling factor transporter transmembrane component T family protein: MKSEKMKFGISYIDTDSPLHALNGITKFVLFIAWITVVLTTFDLRLIGSLLAVGLVLLKITKVPMSVYRPLLIGTGTVLLMNALFMYLLAPQQGSQYLNAAHVLLELPGHYSLTQETLFYLVTVTLKYFSMFPIALVFVFTTHPTEFAASLNRLGVPYKIAYAVSLTLRYLPEVKKDFVNIMHAQQARGVDLSANTPFFTRMKNVSKVLGPLIFSSLDRAEDISNAMTLRGFGRQKTRTWYSLKPMTKTDYAWLTALVIIVLLALTKRILQTELFWYPFG; encoded by the coding sequence ATGAAAAGCGAAAAAATGAAGTTTGGTATCAGTTATATTGATACCGACTCGCCATTACATGCCCTAAATGGCATAACTAAATTTGTGCTGTTTATCGCTTGGATCACCGTGGTACTCACAACATTTGATTTGCGTCTAATTGGCTCGCTGCTGGCAGTAGGTTTAGTGTTGTTAAAAATCACTAAAGTCCCTATGTCGGTTTATCGTCCGTTATTAATTGGTACCGGAACAGTGCTACTAATGAATGCACTGTTCATGTATTTGCTTGCCCCACAACAAGGTTCACAGTACCTCAACGCGGCGCATGTGCTTCTTGAACTTCCAGGACACTATAGCCTGACCCAAGAAACCCTCTTTTACTTAGTTACAGTCACCCTTAAGTATTTTTCTATGTTCCCAATTGCGTTGGTGTTTGTATTTACCACCCATCCAACGGAATTTGCTGCCAGCTTAAATCGCTTAGGAGTGCCTTATAAAATTGCTTATGCGGTGAGCTTAACCCTTCGTTATTTGCCCGAAGTGAAAAAGGATTTCGTCAATATCATGCATGCCCAACAAGCTCGAGGGGTTGACCTCTCGGCCAATACACCGTTTTTTACGCGCATGAAAAACGTCTCTAAGGTACTTGGACCATTAATTTTCTCTAGCCTTGACCGAGCAGAAGACATTTCAAATGCAATGACACTGCGAGGATTTGGCCGTCAGAAAACTCGCACCTGGTATAGTCTCAAACCCATGACTAAAACCGACTATGCTTGGTTAACCGCCTTAGTGATTATTGTCTTGTTGGCGCTGACCAAACGTATTTTGCAAACCGAGTTGTTTTGGTATCCTTTCGGTTAA
- a CDS encoding ABC transporter ATP-binding protein produces MTIEFSNFSFRYASLDKPTLKNINLRIEQGEKIVIIGPSGSGKSTLGQCLNGLIPHSIKGETQGSLTFNDHATTDFSMDNFTEQVGTVLQDTDNQFVGLTVGEDIAFALENQNLSPAQMYPLVKSTAQLVDLEQLIQQAPDDLSGGQKQRVSLAGILVDDVETLLFDEPLASLDPVSGKRTIEIIDELHQTSGKTIIIIEHRLEDVLHRPVDRIILMELGEIVADMTPAQLLSSDLLSKHGIREPLYLSALKAAGCQIAAEHHPESLAQLNLEPYRAAMTQWGVHAIDKTAAKSLSPLLSVRGLSYSYDGKRQALDDLSFDIAHGEFVSILGKNGSGKSTITKLLMGVIEPDAGSMMFDGIDLATLSIFERSQKIGVVMQNPNHMISHHMIFDEVAFGLRNRGDDEASIEKKVNEMLTLCGLSKFRHWPIEALSYGQKKRVTIASILVMEPKLLILDEPTAGQDYRNYTAMLSFIEELNRKLDITVMIISHDMHLVLEYTTRSIVIADSRLLADQAMIEVFTQPQLLAKANLTTTSLYELSCRLGTSDPLNFMTHFIQQEKAAL; encoded by the coding sequence ATGACCATCGAGTTTTCTAACTTCTCTTTTCGTTACGCGTCACTGGACAAACCGACGCTAAAAAACATCAATCTAAGGATAGAGCAAGGCGAGAAAATCGTAATCATTGGACCTAGTGGTAGTGGCAAATCTACCCTAGGCCAATGTTTAAATGGGTTAATTCCGCACAGCATCAAAGGTGAGACTCAGGGCAGTCTTACCTTTAATGATCACGCGACCACCGATTTTTCTATGGATAACTTCACCGAACAAGTTGGCACTGTATTACAAGATACAGATAACCAATTTGTTGGCTTAACGGTTGGTGAAGACATTGCTTTTGCTCTAGAAAACCAAAATTTGAGCCCTGCGCAAATGTACCCGCTGGTTAAATCAACCGCTCAGTTGGTCGATCTAGAACAACTTATACAACAAGCACCTGATGACCTGTCGGGAGGCCAAAAACAACGCGTCTCTTTAGCGGGCATTCTCGTTGACGATGTAGAAACACTGCTGTTTGATGAACCGCTTGCGTCACTGGATCCCGTGTCAGGCAAACGAACGATTGAAATCATTGATGAACTGCATCAAACATCAGGTAAAACCATCATTATTATTGAACACCGTCTTGAAGATGTACTGCATCGACCGGTTGATCGCATTATATTGATGGAGCTAGGTGAAATCGTCGCAGACATGACGCCAGCCCAACTGCTCTCCTCCGACCTACTATCAAAACACGGCATTCGTGAACCCCTGTATTTGTCGGCATTAAAAGCAGCAGGATGTCAGATAGCGGCAGAACATCACCCAGAATCATTAGCCCAATTAAATCTTGAGCCATACCGTGCTGCGATGACGCAATGGGGAGTGCACGCCATTGATAAAACCGCAGCAAAATCCCTATCGCCTCTTTTATCGGTGCGCGGTTTAAGCTACTCCTACGATGGAAAGCGCCAAGCGCTAGACGACTTATCTTTCGATATTGCCCATGGCGAGTTTGTCTCAATATTGGGTAAAAACGGCTCCGGTAAATCCACCATCACCAAGCTGCTTATGGGGGTTATCGAACCCGATGCGGGCAGTATGATGTTCGATGGTATCGATTTAGCGACCCTTTCTATCTTCGAGCGCAGCCAAAAAATCGGCGTGGTGATGCAAAACCCAAATCATATGATTTCCCATCATATGATTTTTGATGAAGTCGCCTTTGGCTTACGTAATCGTGGGGATGATGAAGCTAGCATTGAAAAGAAAGTCAATGAAATGCTGACACTCTGTGGTTTAAGTAAATTCCGCCATTGGCCAATTGAAGCATTAAGTTATGGGCAGAAGAAGCGCGTTACCATTGCGTCTATTTTGGTCATGGAACCGAAACTGCTGATTCTTGATGAACCAACAGCAGGGCAGGATTATCGCAATTACACAGCCATGTTAAGCTTCATTGAAGAGCTTAACCGCAAACTCGATATCACTGTCATGATCATCTCCCATGACATGCATTTAGTGTTGGAATATACCACTCGTTCTATCGTTATCGCGGACAGCCGTCTTTTAGCCGACCAAGCCATGATAGAAGTCTTCACTCAACCACAATTATTGGCTAAAGCGAATTTAACCACTACCAGTCTCTACGAGCTTTCATGCCGATTAGGTACTAGCGATCCTCTGAATTTTATGACCCACTTTATTCAACAAGAGAAAGCGGCATTATGA
- a CDS encoding ECF-type riboflavin transporter substrate-binding protein, with amino-acid sequence MNLSAKTVVVIAIGAALYGIGGLPMFGIPVFANTTLKPAMAVLALFSVMFGPLVGFLVGFIGHWVTDLFAGWGVWLTWVLGSGIVGFVMGMFPSLTQRNLEKGLFPIRDFILFVGLALAGNVIGYGCSAFLDSILYGEPDAKVYTQMAIVAVGNTVLIAIVGYFILKALAKRNKQSRNLTEA; translated from the coding sequence ATGAATCTCTCCGCGAAAACTGTCGTAGTGATTGCGATTGGTGCTGCTCTTTATGGTATTGGTGGACTGCCTATGTTTGGTATTCCCGTTTTCGCTAATACCACCCTGAAACCAGCGATGGCTGTGCTGGCTTTATTCTCCGTCATGTTTGGTCCCTTGGTTGGCTTCCTAGTCGGATTTATTGGCCACTGGGTAACGGATCTATTTGCCGGATGGGGTGTTTGGTTAACTTGGGTATTAGGCTCAGGCATCGTTGGCTTTGTGATGGGCATGTTCCCTTCCCTTACTCAACGAAACTTAGAGAAAGGACTATTCCCTATCCGTGATTTCATCCTGTTTGTTGGCCTTGCACTGGCTGGTAACGTAATTGGTTACGGCTGTTCTGCATTCCTAGACAGTATTCTTTATGGCGAACCAGATGCCAAAGTGTACACACAGATGGCGATTGTCGCTGTGGGCAACACGGTACTGATCGCAATCGTAGGTTACTTTATTCTGAAAGCCCTAGCGAAACGTAACAAACAAAGTCGCAATCTGACCGAGGCATAA
- a CDS encoding GGDEF domain-containing protein, with product MEALLNKVQDAGYDITTVSGVQAIEMWNEIRIKVATEPSEQALCHIISSEHQLSIQQLSKSIDELNQALSILTNIDSSYARRADLVLMAKNALSERYLTQGDYAQALKEYVSITQYAIEHGDIDTYASAILGMGKLCESFGDANRALRYYQKIDHVDHALSSRSLRLHYKLHKLSCFVTLNKLPAAREILKECEELSILVSDKLLTGQIMLYQSQLHRQHGNLSEALRILANIPYAVGNIRSNWFACKSRIEQARCLLPSRPALATYLLDNAQRRLQHRSKPELKIELYQAYSDIYAERGLYKESLFYEKLGFETESHLISQIPIADLGANQLRRLARFDLQLKLILSEMENRELKETTESQKHEVAQLQQDVFTDPLTQLKNRRWMESCLKELLIHETEFAFLVVDIDHFKSINDELSHLAGDKAIVNVSTQILQQFNRPGHHCVRFGGEEFLVIVENVDLNQALVHAEELRKNIEQLDWKEVLGERRLTVSVGVTLHRLGENTQRTFYRADKALYRAKANGRNQVCSE from the coding sequence GAACCTAGTGAGCAAGCGCTTTGCCATATCATTAGCTCGGAACATCAACTCAGCATACAACAGCTTTCGAAAAGTATTGACGAGCTGAATCAAGCACTTAGCATACTGACCAATATTGACTCTAGTTACGCCCGTCGAGCCGATTTGGTGCTGATGGCAAAAAACGCATTAAGCGAACGCTACCTCACTCAGGGTGACTACGCTCAGGCATTGAAGGAATACGTCAGTATCACTCAATATGCAATTGAGCATGGCGATATAGATACCTACGCCAGTGCTATCTTGGGCATGGGAAAACTGTGTGAAAGCTTTGGAGATGCAAATCGAGCACTGCGCTATTATCAAAAAATAGATCACGTTGACCATGCTCTATCCAGCCGCAGCTTGCGCTTACACTACAAACTGCACAAACTGAGTTGTTTTGTTACCTTGAACAAACTGCCCGCGGCACGCGAAATATTAAAAGAATGTGAAGAGCTGTCGATTCTGGTGAGTGATAAGCTATTGACTGGGCAGATCATGCTTTACCAATCTCAGTTGCATCGTCAGCACGGCAACTTGAGCGAGGCTTTGCGTATATTAGCGAATATTCCCTATGCCGTAGGTAATATTCGTTCTAACTGGTTTGCCTGTAAAAGTAGGATTGAACAAGCACGATGTTTACTTCCTTCTCGCCCAGCCCTCGCAACTTACTTACTCGATAACGCACAACGTCGTTTACAACATCGCAGTAAACCTGAACTAAAGATTGAGCTTTACCAAGCCTACAGTGACATCTACGCAGAGCGAGGTTTGTATAAAGAGTCACTCTTTTACGAAAAATTGGGATTTGAAACCGAGTCTCACCTTATTTCTCAAATTCCAATTGCGGATTTGGGAGCAAACCAACTGCGCCGTTTGGCACGCTTCGATTTGCAACTCAAGCTGATCCTATCTGAAATGGAAAATCGGGAGCTGAAAGAGACAACCGAAAGCCAAAAACACGAAGTAGCTCAGCTACAACAAGATGTGTTTACCGACCCTCTCACTCAATTAAAAAACCGGCGTTGGATGGAAAGTTGCTTAAAAGAGCTTTTAATCCATGAAACTGAGTTTGCTTTTCTGGTGGTCGATATCGATCACTTTAAATCCATTAACGATGAACTAAGCCATCTTGCCGGTGATAAAGCCATCGTTAACGTCTCCACACAAATTCTGCAGCAATTTAATCGACCGGGTCATCATTGTGTGCGCTTCGGTGGTGAAGAGTTTTTAGTCATAGTCGAAAATGTAGACTTAAACCAAGCTTTAGTGCACGCCGAAGAACTGCGTAAAAACATAGAACAACTGGATTGGAAAGAAGTACTTGGTGAACGACGATTAACCGTAAGTGTGGGCGTGACCCTGCATCGTTTAGGCGAAAACACCCAAAGAACGTTTTACCGTGCAGACAAAGCGCTCTACCGTGCGAAAGCCAATGGTCGCAACCAAGTCTGCTCTGAATAA